One Terriglobia bacterium DNA segment encodes these proteins:
- a CDS encoding STAS domain-containing protein translates to MELTVRARHAGSVVVVRFSGRMVLGQASSEATEWLRDLIAKNPQIVIDLDGLFFVDPSGIGALLSLYTSATAHGGKLRFARPSRKIARLLESTKLNSVFPVYETEADAIAAFAPAG, encoded by the coding sequence ATGGAACTTACTGTACGCGCACGCCATGCCGGGAGCGTAGTCGTCGTGAGGTTCTCCGGGCGAATGGTGCTCGGCCAGGCCTCCTCAGAAGCCACCGAATGGCTGCGGGACCTCATCGCCAAGAACCCGCAGATCGTCATTGACCTGGACGGCCTGTTCTTCGTCGATCCCAGCGGGATCGGCGCCCTGCTGAGCCTGTACACCTCGGCCACCGCCCATGGCGGGAAGTTGCGCTTCGCCCGGCCTTCTCGCAAGATCGCTCGCTTGCTGGAAAGCACCAAGCTCAACAGCGTATTTCCTGTCTACGAAACGGAGGCAGACGCCATCGCCGCCTTCGCTCCGGCCGGCTAG